Proteins encoded in a region of the Candidatus Rokuibacteriota bacterium genome:
- a CDS encoding ABC transporter substrate-binding protein gives MRRLGSVSLVVGLAMLITVAGLAVLPAVSQTPKSGGILNVMHREDPPSFSIHEEATISTVWPASPCFSNLVYFDPLKKQESMDTIIPELAEKWSWQDGGRTLVFFLRKDVKWHDGQPFSSKDVKYTFDMVRGAPDATGKLRVNPRKGWYANVESVEAPDQYTVAFRLKRPQPSLLLMLASGYSPVYPAHVPPREFKTKCVGTGPFKLKEYRLGEFVELERNPNYFVKGRPYLDGLRYIVIKERGTRVAALQAGRLDVSFPGEISKTMADSLKRAVPSLLITPASANVNDNLILNTKKPPFDNAKVRRALSLAIDRRAFAQAVHQGSAAAGASMAPKPYGVWGLLDKDLNKLPGYGDPAKDKAEAKRILAAAGYGPGNPLKAEMVTRGIAIYVDFASFVIDQIKQVGVEATLKQVETGVWHPMVTRREYLMGANLTGIGPDDPDANFYENYRCGSPRNYTDYCNELVDTMMDKQSQEQDPKKRLQLVWDIQKKLEEEGARPVMGWRIDYFTHWPHVKNLVP, from the coding sequence ATGCGTCGATTGGGGAGTGTCTCGCTCGTCGTCGGGCTGGCCATGCTGATCACGGTCGCGGGCCTGGCGGTCCTCCCGGCCGTCAGCCAGACGCCCAAGTCCGGCGGCATCCTTAACGTCATGCATCGGGAGGACCCGCCGAGCTTCTCGATCCACGAGGAGGCGACGATCTCGACGGTATGGCCGGCCAGCCCCTGCTTCTCGAACCTCGTCTACTTCGACCCGCTCAAGAAGCAGGAGAGCATGGACACGATCATCCCCGAGCTGGCCGAGAAGTGGTCGTGGCAGGACGGTGGGCGGACCCTCGTCTTCTTCCTCCGCAAGGACGTGAAGTGGCACGACGGCCAGCCGTTCAGCTCCAAGGACGTCAAGTACACCTTCGACATGGTCCGCGGGGCCCCGGACGCCACCGGCAAGCTCCGCGTGAACCCGCGCAAGGGCTGGTACGCCAACGTGGAGTCCGTCGAGGCGCCCGACCAGTACACGGTGGCCTTCCGCCTGAAGCGGCCACAGCCCTCGCTTCTCCTGATGCTGGCCTCGGGATACTCGCCCGTGTACCCGGCCCACGTGCCGCCGCGGGAGTTCAAGACCAAATGCGTCGGGACCGGGCCCTTCAAGCTCAAGGAGTACCGCCTCGGCGAGTTCGTGGAGCTGGAGCGGAACCCCAACTACTTCGTCAAGGGGCGGCCCTATCTCGACGGGCTCCGCTATATCGTGATCAAGGAGCGCGGGACGCGGGTGGCGGCGCTCCAGGCCGGCAGGCTCGACGTCTCCTTCCCCGGCGAGATCTCCAAGACCATGGCCGACAGCCTGAAGAGGGCGGTGCCGTCGCTGCTGATCACGCCCGCCAGCGCCAACGTCAACGACAACCTGATCCTGAACACGAAGAAGCCGCCCTTCGACAACGCGAAGGTGCGCCGGGCCCTCAGCCTGGCCATCGACCGACGTGCCTTCGCCCAGGCGGTGCACCAGGGGAGCGCGGCGGCGGGTGCCTCCATGGCGCCCAAGCCGTACGGGGTGTGGGGCCTCCTGGACAAGGACCTGAACAAGCTCCCGGGCTACGGCGACCCGGCCAAGGACAAGGCCGAGGCGAAGCGGATCCTCGCGGCGGCCGGCTACGGTCCCGGGAACCCGCTCAAGGCGGAGATGGTCACGCGCGGCATCGCCATCTACGTGGACTTCGCCTCCTTCGTCATCGACCAGATCAAGCAAGTCGGCGTGGAGGCCACGCTGAAGCAGGTCGAGACCGGCGTGTGGCACCCGATGGTGACCCGGCGCGAGTACCTGATGGGGGCCAACCTCACGGGCATCGGCCCCGACGATCCCGACGCCAACTTCTACGAGAACTACCGGTGCGGCTCGCCGCGGAACTACACCGACTACTGCAACGAGCTGGTGGACACCATGATGGACAAGCAGTCCCAGGAGCAGGACCCGAAGAAGCGCCTCCAGCTCGTGTGGGACATCCAGAAGAAGCTCGAGGAGGAGGGGGCCCGGCCCGTGATGGGGTGGCGGATCGACTACTTCACGCACTGGCCGCACGTCAAGAACCTGGTGCCCCA